One Oryza sativa Japonica Group chromosome 8, ASM3414082v1 DNA window includes the following coding sequences:
- the LOC107275607 gene encoding cytochrome P450 76M5-like, whose product GGVLNLRRLDLQGWRRWAEKRYDKVFGIFDSVINSRLADASTGKHADAGAGDFLDSLLDLMSAGKIARDDVTSIMFDLFGAGTDTIAITVEWAMAELLRNPSVMTKARAEMNHALAGKKTIEENDVEKLPYLQAVLREAMRLHPAAPILVPHRAEEDGAEIGGYAVPKGSTVIFNVWAIMRDPAAWERPEEFMPERFMDMAEEVDFRGKDYKFIPFWAGRRLCPGLLMAERVVPFILASLLHSFEWRLPGGMTAESLDLSEKFTTVNVLVTPLKAIPILASKNENIRE is encoded by the coding sequence GGTGGCGTGCTCAACCTCCGCCGGCTCGACCTGCAGGGATGGCGTCGCTGGGCGGAGAAGCGCTACGACAAGGTGTTCGGCATCTTCGACAGCGTAATCAACAGCCGCTTGGCCGACGCCTCGACCGGAAAgcacgccgacgccggcgccggcgacttcCTGGACTCCCTCCTCGACCTCATGTCCGCAGGCAAGATCGCTCGCGACGACGTGACAAGCATAATGTTCGACTTGTTCGGCGCCGGGACCGACACGATCGCCATCACGGTGGAGTGGGCGATGGCGGAGCTGCTCCGCAACCCGAGCGTAATGACCAAGGCGCGCGCCGAGATGAACCACGCCCTCGCCGGCAAGAAAACCATCGAGGAGAACGACGTGGAGAAGCTGCCGTACCTCCAGGCCGTGCTGAGGGAGGCGATGCGCCTGCACCCGGCGGCGCCGATCCTCGTGCCGCACcgggcggaggaggacggcgcggaGATCGGGGGCTACGCCGTGCCCAAGGGCTCGACGGTGATCTTCAACGTGTGGGCGATCATGCGTgacccggcggcgtgggagaggcCCGAGGAGTTCATGCCAGAGAGGTTCATGGAcatggcggaggaggtggatttCAGGGGAAAAGACTACAAGTTCATCCCGTTTTGGGCCGGAAGGAGGCTGTGCCCGGGGTTGCTGATGGCAGAGCGCGTCGTGCCATTCATTTTGGCGTCGCTGCTTCACTCGTTCGAGTGGAGGCTCCCTGGCGGTATGACAGCCGAGTCTTTGGATCTTAGCGAGAAGTTTACTACTGTCAATGTTCTTGTTACTCCACTCAAGGCCATCCCTATACTTGCCtctaaaaatgaaaatattagggaatga
- the LOC4345985 gene encoding cytochrome P450 76M5-like: MHGFFGNRNTFVCGTPVLTSASTRTFKSSSTYTGDTTPPEFAYTRTSAMEREAWLLCAALAAAMVYYYYYYLACTTRRAQRRLPPGPTPLPVIGNVLSLSGDMHHELARLAREQYGPVMTLKLGLFTAVVVSSPDAAREAFTKHDRRLAARTVPDISRARGLTGRSMIWLPSSDPRWKTLRSAVATHFFSPRSLAAARGVRERKVRDIVNYFAGHAAEVIDVGEAVYGGVINIVSNAFFSADVVDVGKESAHGLRETLEDIILAIAKPNVSDLFPFLRRLDLQGWRRWAEKRYDKVFGILDDKINSRLADADADASTKKHGDFLDSLLELMSAGKIACDDVTTVMFDAFGAGTDTISNTVVWAMAELLRNPSIMAKVRAEMEDVLAGKKTIEENDTEKLPYLRAVIKEAMRLHPVAPILLPHRAAEDGVEIGGYAVPKGSTVIFNVWTIMRDPAAWERPEEFMPERFLQRAEVDFRGKDFEFIPFGAGRRLCPGLPMTERVVPFILASLLHAFEWRLPVGVAAETLDLSEKFTTVNVLVTPLKAIPILASHQI; encoded by the coding sequence ATGCATGGTTTCTTCGGAAATCGGAACACATTTGTTTGTGGTACTCCAGTCCTTACCTCGGCGTCGACTCGTACGTTTAAATCTAGCTCCACTTATACCGGAGATACGACACCCCCAGAGTTTGCGTACACGCGCACGTCCGCAATGGAGCGCGAGGCGTGGCTGCTATGTGCAGCGCTCGCCGCGGCGAtggtctactactactactactacctcgCCTGCACGACGCGCCGCGCACAGCGGCGTCTGCCTCCTGGGCCGACGCCGCTGCCGGTGATCGGCAACGTGCTCAGCCTGAGCGGCGACATGCACCACGAGCTTGCGCGCCTCGCACGGGAGCAGTACGGGCCCGTGATGACGCTGAAGCTGGGCCTCTTCACCGCCGTGGTCGTCTCCTCGCCCGACGCGGCGAGGGAGGCGTTCACCAAGCACGACCGGCGCCTCGCGGCGCGCACGGTGCCGGACATCAGCCGCGCGCGCGGGTTAACCGGCCGGTCCATGATATGGCTGCCGAGCTCCGACCCGCGCTGGAAGACGCTGCGCAGCGCGGTGGCCACGCACTTCTTCTCGCCACGGAGCCTCGCCGCTGCCCGCGGCGTCCGCGAGCGCAAGGTGCGGGACATCGTCAACTACTTCGCCGGGCACGCCGCGGAGGTGATCGACGTCGGCGAGGCCGTGTACGGCGGCGTTATCAACATCGTGTCGAACGCCTTCTTCTCCGCCGATGTGGTTGACGTCGGCAAGGAGTCGGCGCACGGGTTACGGGAAACATTGGAGGACATCATCTTGGCGATCGCGAAGCCGAACGTCTCCGaccttttccccttcctccgccGGCTCGACCTGCAGGGATGGCGTCGCTGGGCGGAGAAGCGCTACGACAAGGTGTTCGGCATCTTAGATGACAAAATCAACAGCCGCTtggccgacgccgacgctgaCGCCTCGAcgaagaagcacggcgacttcCTGGACTCCCTCCTCGAGCTCATGTCCGCCGGCAAGATCGCCTGCGACGACGTGACCACCGTAATGTTTGACGCCTTCGGCGCCGGGACCGACACGATCTCCAACACGGTGGTCTGGGCAATGGCGGAGCTACTCCGCAACCCGAGCATAATGGCGAAGGTGCGCGCGGAGATGGAGGACGTCCTCGCCGGCAAGAAAACCATCGAGGAGAACGACACCGAGAAGCTGCCGTACCTCCGGGCCGTGATAAAGGAGGCAATGCGGCTTCACCCGGTGGCGCCGATCCTCCTGCCTCAccgggcggcggaggacggcgtggaGATCGGCGGCTACGCCGTGCCGAAGGGCTCGACTGTGATATTCAATGTGTGGACTATCATGCGAGACCCTGCAGCGTGGGAGAGGCCGGAGGAGTTCATGCCGGAGAGGTTCCTGCAAAGAGCAGAGGTGGATTTCCGAGGTAAAGACTTCGAGTTCATCCCGTTCGGGGCCGGAAGGAGGCTGTGCCCGGGGTTGCCGATGACAGAGCGCGTCGTGCCATTCATTTTGGCGTCGCTGCTTCATGCGTTCGAGTGGAGGCTCCCTGTCGGTGTGGCAGCGGAGACTTTGGATCTTAGTGAGAAGTTTACTACTGTCAATGTTCTTGTTACTCCACTCAAGGCCATCCCCATACTTGCCTCTCATCAAATTTAA